In the SAR324 cluster bacterium genome, one interval contains:
- a CDS encoding thiamine pyrophosphate-dependent dehydrogenase E1 component subunit alpha yields MNLNETQLLQAYRKMRQIRVFEDRVHDEFATGEIPGFVHLYAGEEASAVGFCMHLNDEDRIASTHRGHGHCIAKGVEIKGMMSEIYGRRNGTCAGKGGSMHIADLEKGMMGANGIVGAGPPLICGAGLAAKFRKNGGVAIAFVGDGGSNQGTTLESLNLATVWNLPCIFVAENNGYAESTGSKWSVSCENIADRAAAFGMPGVVVDGHDFFAVYEVAGEAIKRAREGGGPTLIECKLNRYYGHFEGDAQTYRGVDEVKKVKESKDCLMLFSKRVTEQGLLTQAQLDAIDKEVAAEIEASVAHAKSSAKPTSVDLMTDVYVSYP; encoded by the coding sequence ATGAACTTAAACGAAACACAGTTACTGCAGGCGTATCGAAAGATGCGTCAAATCCGGGTCTTTGAGGACCGCGTCCACGACGAGTTTGCCACGGGAGAGATCCCGGGCTTCGTCCACCTCTACGCTGGCGAGGAGGCTTCTGCCGTTGGCTTCTGTATGCACCTCAATGATGAAGACCGCATCGCCAGTACCCACCGTGGTCACGGACACTGCATCGCCAAGGGGGTAGAGATCAAAGGGATGATGTCGGAGATCTACGGTCGCCGCAATGGCACCTGTGCTGGCAAGGGTGGATCGATGCACATTGCTGACTTGGAGAAAGGGATGATGGGGGCCAACGGGATCGTTGGCGCAGGACCTCCACTGATCTGTGGTGCTGGCCTGGCTGCCAAGTTCCGCAAGAACGGTGGGGTAGCGATCGCCTTTGTTGGCGATGGTGGCTCCAACCAGGGGACAACGCTGGAGTCCCTGAACCTGGCTACTGTCTGGAACCTGCCCTGCATCTTTGTGGCCGAGAACAATGGCTATGCCGAGTCAACCGGCAGCAAGTGGTCCGTCTCCTGTGAGAACATCGCTGACCGTGCGGCAGCCTTTGGGATGCCAGGGGTTGTGGTCGATGGTCACGATTTTTTTGCAGTCTATGAGGTGGCTGGTGAAGCGATCAAGCGGGCCCGTGAAGGGGGAGGTCCGACGCTGATTGAGTGCAAGCTCAACCGCTACTATGGTCACTTTGAAGGGGATGCCCAGACCTACCGTGGGGTGGATGAGGTCAAGAAGGTCAAGGAGAGTAAGGACTGTCTGATGCTCTTCAGCAAGCGAGTGACCGAGCAGGGGCTATTGACCCAGGCGCAGCTGGATGCCATCGACAAGGAAGTGGCTGCAGAGATTGAAGCCTCGGTAGCGCATGCGAAGTCTTCAGCGAAGCCGACCTCGGTCGACCTGATGACCGACGTCTACGTAAGCTATCCCTGA
- a CDS encoding ATP-binding cassette domain-containing protein produces MPDLAEDSINWFEMKGIAVRLQGRIVLEKVDWSFEKKEHWAILGGNGAGKSTILRILAQQISYCKGTLRRHPELQGVTHLGWVHLNQPLRLLAHEKLKDRWEEYSGKEQKQQTIRSMFSEHMLAEKESKDLLHLMQLDSKIDRPIRGLSNGEWRKLLLFQSLILLPKLLMLDEPFDGLDKNSSKDFKSLLRELVQHSKLSLILVSHRQDELIPEITDVMGLRNGKIEYSGRRSSVLNEPNLKKLYRSETKSTNTRKFQSGIIVSKFRNIEDSSISPVKMENVHLYFQSHTVFKDFSWTWPPGEHWQVAGPNGSGKSSLVKLIVGEHLQAYSNKVWIFGKRRGSGENIWDLRKRIGMVTPELQMNYHKKITGRKVVYSGFNDSIGYYGAISEQQKETAENWLNQFDLFEIAENSFLNMSYGQQRLFLLARAMVKSPEILLLDEPCQGLDPYQRSELINNINLLGKSKATQILYISHQVEDKLDCIGATIFLPDGRIERNLSAFQKF; encoded by the coding sequence ATGCCTGATTTAGCAGAGGACAGCATCAATTGGTTTGAGATGAAAGGTATTGCTGTTCGACTACAGGGCAGAATTGTTTTGGAAAAAGTTGATTGGTCGTTTGAGAAAAAAGAGCACTGGGCAATCTTGGGTGGAAACGGGGCGGGAAAGTCTACAATCCTGCGGATTTTGGCGCAACAAATCTCCTATTGTAAGGGAACATTGCGCAGACATCCTGAATTGCAGGGAGTTACTCACCTCGGATGGGTTCACCTCAATCAACCTTTGAGACTACTTGCGCATGAGAAACTCAAGGATCGATGGGAAGAATATAGTGGTAAGGAGCAAAAGCAACAAACCATTCGAAGCATGTTCTCTGAGCATATGCTTGCTGAAAAGGAAAGTAAGGACTTGCTTCACCTTATGCAATTGGACTCAAAAATAGACCGTCCAATTCGTGGACTATCCAATGGGGAATGGCGGAAACTCTTACTCTTTCAATCCCTGATCCTATTACCAAAGCTATTGATGCTGGACGAACCATTTGATGGTTTGGACAAGAATTCAAGCAAGGATTTTAAATCATTGCTCAGAGAATTGGTTCAACACTCCAAATTATCACTTATTCTTGTTAGTCATCGTCAAGATGAGTTGATCCCAGAAATTACTGATGTGATGGGTTTGCGGAATGGGAAAATAGAATATTCAGGAAGGCGATCTTCTGTTCTTAATGAACCAAACTTGAAGAAACTTTACAGAAGTGAAACCAAGTCCACCAACACCAGGAAATTCCAAAGCGGAATTATTGTTTCTAAATTTAGAAATATTGAAGATTCCTCAATTTCACCCGTTAAAATGGAAAATGTTCATCTCTATTTTCAGAGTCACACTGTCTTTAAAGATTTTTCTTGGACATGGCCACCCGGAGAGCATTGGCAAGTTGCTGGACCAAATGGTTCGGGGAAGTCATCTCTTGTAAAGTTGATAGTAGGGGAGCACCTTCAGGCTTACAGCAACAAAGTTTGGATTTTTGGAAAACGTAGGGGTTCTGGGGAGAACATTTGGGATCTGCGCAAACGAATTGGGATGGTCACTCCCGAACTACAGATGAACTATCATAAAAAAATTACTGGCCGGAAAGTTGTTTATTCAGGTTTTAATGATTCAATTGGCTATTATGGAGCTATTTCGGAACAACAAAAAGAGACGGCTGAGAATTGGTTAAACCAATTTGATCTTTTCGAAATTGCGGAAAATTCCTTTTTGAACATGTCCTATGGCCAACAACGGTTGTTTTTATTGGCCCGTGCTATGGTCAAATCCCCAGAAATTCTATTACTTGATGAACCCTGCCAAGGACTTGATCCTTATCAAAGATCAGAATTAATTAATAATATCAATTTATTGGGTAAATCAAAGGCTACACAAATTCTTTACATCAGCCATCAGGTTGAGGACAAGTTAGACTGTATTGGCGCAACAATTTTTTTACCTGATGGAAGAATCGAAAGGAATTTGTCAGCTTTTCAGAAATTTTAG
- a CDS encoding ATP-binding protein — protein MNSKVDRPENFDESVSHIPIETWFQLLQMGSWKLNLRNKKLICSLETLDLLGFPKSHQITLDVWLGLVHSDDLQRFKQFMKPEEGSSKRELDFQIHHPKKSIIWLRAVAELSFDLEAKPFEFLGVVSDITAQKEKVLKATDSLREELTHAHKAIKSSNRLATIGEASASLAHELKTPLSVLMTQLHNLNIQRQLNRLGEKELDEHILSMTTVTEGLLNRLRLMQEMTHVGKTGLGPCCVGEVLKGVKSLIGPTLEDRGFKMMVDLPKQLPLIRTNRSQLEQVLLILCNNAVDALKHAPKPSLVLIFSMEEQFAKIEVIDNGLGMNETTISNIFSPFFTTKKRGQGTGLGLSIAKKIIEEHNGQISVKSSLGLGTTFTIRLRLAEKISRKVAC, from the coding sequence ATGAATTCAAAAGTTGATCGCCCAGAAAACTTTGATGAGTCGGTCTCACATATTCCAATTGAAACTTGGTTTCAACTCTTACAAATGGGGAGTTGGAAATTAAACCTCCGCAACAAAAAACTCATTTGTTCCCTTGAAACTCTAGATCTCCTTGGCTTCCCGAAAAGTCATCAGATAACTTTGGACGTATGGCTGGGCCTTGTTCATTCAGACGACCTCCAGCGATTCAAGCAATTTATGAAACCGGAAGAAGGATCTTCAAAGAGAGAGTTGGATTTTCAGATTCATCATCCTAAGAAATCAATCATCTGGCTCCGTGCAGTTGCTGAATTGAGCTTCGATCTGGAAGCAAAACCCTTTGAATTCCTTGGGGTTGTTTCTGATATTACTGCTCAGAAAGAAAAGGTACTGAAAGCTACTGATTCACTGCGTGAAGAATTAACCCACGCACACAAGGCCATAAAATCATCAAACAGATTAGCAACGATTGGAGAAGCCAGTGCATCATTGGCGCACGAACTTAAGACACCATTGAGTGTTTTAATGACACAACTGCATAATCTGAACATCCAGCGTCAGCTTAACAGACTAGGAGAAAAAGAACTTGATGAGCATATTTTATCAATGACAACTGTCACTGAGGGATTACTCAATAGGTTAAGGCTGATGCAGGAAATGACTCATGTTGGAAAAACTGGATTGGGACCTTGTTGTGTGGGGGAAGTTCTGAAGGGTGTTAAATCTTTGATTGGACCTACCCTAGAAGACAGGGGATTCAAAATGATGGTAGATTTGCCCAAGCAGTTACCATTGATCAGGACAAACAGGAGCCAACTTGAGCAGGTCCTTCTAATTCTCTGCAACAATGCGGTTGACGCACTGAAGCATGCACCCAAGCCGTCTCTTGTATTGATTTTCTCTATGGAAGAACAATTCGCAAAAATAGAAGTCATAGATAATGGCCTTGGCATGAATGAAACCACCATATCCAATATTTTCAGCCCATTCTTTACAACAAAAAAACGAGGTCAAGGAACAGGACTCGGCCTTTCAATCGCCAAGAAAATCATAGAAGAACACAATGGACAAATATCTGTCAAAAGTTCACTTGGGTTGGGAACCACTTTCACGATCAGATTACGCTTAGCAGAAAAAATTTCTAGGAAAGTGGCCTGCTAA
- a CDS encoding glutathione S-transferase family protein, with protein sequence MGLLINGQWHDQWYETKSNKGHFIREDTQFRNWVTSDGRPSPNRTKGFPAQAGRYHLYVSGACPWAHRTLIFRQLKHLEKLIGVSVVHPHMLQSGWEFRKAAEDYRFMDHLYGLPCLHSLYTKCDPEYTGRVTVPVLWDKETQQIVSNESSEIIRMFNSSFNELTGNHEDYYPIENQQEIDEWNDLIYRTFNNGVYRCGFATTQTAYAESFVELFETLDHIEEHLADNTYLCGSKLTEADWRLFPTLIRFDPVYHGHFKCNQRRIKDYPRLFGYTRRLLHYPGILETVDLWQIQQHYYFSHETINPSRVVPLGPDMQAYAKPTVDESAASEENPSQ encoded by the coding sequence ATGGGGCTGCTGATCAATGGACAATGGCATGACCAATGGTACGAAACAAAATCCAACAAGGGTCACTTTATTAGGGAGGATACCCAATTCCGAAACTGGGTTACCAGTGATGGAAGACCCAGTCCCAACAGAACAAAAGGTTTTCCAGCGCAGGCAGGAAGGTATCATCTTTACGTTTCAGGTGCATGTCCTTGGGCACATCGAACATTGATTTTTCGACAATTAAAACACCTAGAGAAATTGATTGGGGTTTCAGTGGTTCATCCACATATGCTTCAAAGTGGTTGGGAGTTTCGGAAAGCAGCTGAAGATTATAGATTTATGGATCATCTATATGGATTGCCTTGCTTGCACAGTCTATATACGAAATGTGATCCTGAATATACTGGGCGGGTGACAGTCCCAGTTTTATGGGATAAAGAGACCCAGCAGATTGTCAGCAACGAATCCTCTGAAATTATTCGAATGTTCAACTCTTCTTTCAATGAGTTGACAGGAAATCATGAGGACTACTACCCGATCGAGAATCAACAAGAAATCGATGAGTGGAATGATTTAATCTATAGAACTTTCAATAACGGAGTCTACAGGTGTGGATTTGCCACCACTCAGACTGCTTATGCAGAGTCCTTCGTTGAACTTTTTGAAACACTCGACCACATTGAAGAGCACTTGGCAGACAATACTTACCTTTGTGGAAGCAAACTAACTGAAGCTGACTGGCGCTTATTCCCTACACTGATCAGATTTGATCCTGTCTATCACGGCCATTTCAAATGCAACCAACGCAGGATAAAAGACTATCCACGTTTGTTTGGCTACACTCGAAGATTATTACATTATCCTGGAATTCTTGAGACAGTAGACCTCTGGCAAATTCAACAACACTATTACTTCAGTCATGAAACAATAAATCCCAGTCGAGTAGTACCGCTCGGTCCAGATATGCAAGCCTATGCTAAGCCCACAGTAGATGAGTCTGCAGCTTCAGAAGAAAACCCTAGCCAGTAA
- the hyi gene encoding hydroxypyruvate isomerase has translation MPRFNANLSMMFHEHDFLDRFGAAANAGFQGVEFLFPYAYSPSDLKEALEANQLTQVLFNLPPGDWEKGERGMCCHPNRQNEFRESVEIALEYAKGLGCQQIHAMAGIKPEDVPWEALLETYAENLKYASQLCEQKNVRLLIEAINSRDMPGYFLNKSAQAISVIEKVASANLWFQYDIYHMQIMEGDLSPTITELLPRIAHFQIADTPGRHEPGTGEINYPFLFSKLDELGYEGWVGCEYRPISGTLEGLSWASCWLSK, from the coding sequence ATGCCCCGCTTTAATGCTAATTTGTCAATGATGTTCCATGAACATGATTTTCTTGATCGTTTTGGAGCTGCAGCAAACGCAGGTTTCCAGGGAGTTGAGTTCCTCTTTCCCTACGCATATTCACCTTCTGATCTAAAAGAAGCCCTTGAAGCGAATCAATTAACTCAAGTGCTCTTTAATCTTCCTCCAGGAGATTGGGAGAAAGGGGAGAGAGGAATGTGTTGTCACCCAAATCGTCAAAACGAATTTCGTGAAAGTGTTGAGATCGCTCTTGAATACGCTAAAGGTCTTGGATGCCAGCAAATTCATGCTATGGCTGGTATCAAGCCAGAAGATGTTCCTTGGGAAGCTCTTTTAGAAACCTATGCAGAAAATCTCAAATACGCTTCTCAACTTTGTGAACAAAAGAATGTTAGATTGCTGATTGAAGCAATCAATTCTCGAGACATGCCTGGATATTTCTTGAACAAATCTGCTCAAGCAATCTCAGTGATTGAGAAAGTGGCATCTGCGAATCTTTGGTTTCAGTATGATATTTACCACATGCAAATCATGGAAGGAGATTTATCACCCACAATCACTGAACTCCTTCCCAGGATCGCTCACTTTCAAATTGCTGATACTCCAGGGCGTCATGAACCAGGCACTGGTGAGATCAACTACCCATTCCTCTTTTCAAAACTTGATGAACTGGGATATGAAGGTTGGGTTGGTTGCGAATATAGGCCGATCTCGGGAACTCTTGAGGGACTGAGTTGGGCATCATGTTGGTTAAGCAAATGA
- a CDS encoding glycerate kinase, with translation MSSLPKILDQTLRAALQRSQPKICLPEYLKEIQETEKLPERIIVLGAGKASAEMANSLEDHWQGKDWGAKLCGLVLTRYGYGVPCKSIEIVEADHPVPDEIGLITAQRILNLAESATDQDLVICLISGGGSALLALPGKGLTLQDKQALNRSLLNSGATIGEMNCVRKHLSAIKGGRLAQAVQPARLWTLAISDVPGDDLSVIASGPTVPDPTTFSDALEILRRYQIQPTPAIQALLEAAEEETPKPGEDIFSRNQVRLVATPQLMLEAAAKEAEQLGITPIILSDRIEGEAREVAKVHAAIAKQIKHRHQPINSPALILSGGETTVTVRGKGKGGRNTEFILSLLEALQGEERISAISVDTDGIDGTEDNAGAWIDQNSFLKAKQLNLKPNDFLANNDTYSFFQQLEQLVLTGPTMTNVNDFRAIFVSQP, from the coding sequence ATGAGTTCCCTTCCTAAGATTCTTGATCAAACGTTACGGGCAGCTCTTCAACGCTCTCAACCCAAAATTTGCCTACCAGAGTACTTAAAAGAAATTCAAGAAACAGAAAAATTGCCAGAGCGGATCATAGTTTTGGGAGCCGGAAAGGCATCAGCCGAGATGGCCAATTCGTTAGAAGATCATTGGCAGGGGAAAGATTGGGGAGCAAAATTGTGTGGTCTGGTGCTGACACGCTATGGCTATGGAGTACCCTGTAAATCCATTGAAATTGTCGAAGCAGATCATCCAGTACCTGACGAAATTGGCCTAATCACGGCTCAAAGAATTCTGAATCTAGCTGAATCTGCTACTGATCAAGATTTGGTAATCTGTCTGATTTCTGGTGGTGGTTCTGCTTTGTTGGCTCTACCTGGTAAGGGTCTTACCCTTCAAGACAAGCAAGCACTCAACAGATCTCTTCTCAATTCTGGGGCTACGATTGGAGAAATGAATTGCGTACGCAAACATCTTTCTGCAATCAAAGGTGGGCGTCTCGCTCAAGCAGTTCAACCAGCAAGACTCTGGACTCTAGCAATCTCAGATGTTCCCGGAGACGATCTCTCTGTAATTGCTTCTGGCCCGACTGTTCCAGACCCTACTACTTTTTCAGATGCGCTAGAGATTTTAAGAAGGTATCAAATACAACCGACCCCAGCGATTCAAGCACTTTTAGAAGCAGCTGAGGAAGAAACTCCAAAACCTGGGGAAGACATTTTTTCAAGAAATCAAGTAAGGTTGGTTGCCACCCCGCAATTGATGCTCGAAGCTGCTGCAAAAGAAGCTGAGCAGCTTGGGATTACACCAATCATCCTAAGCGATCGTATTGAGGGTGAAGCCAGGGAGGTAGCCAAGGTTCATGCAGCGATTGCCAAGCAGATCAAGCATCGACATCAACCAATCAACTCCCCAGCATTGATTTTGTCTGGGGGTGAAACCACTGTGACGGTTCGCGGTAAAGGTAAGGGAGGTAGGAATACGGAGTTTATCTTGTCTTTGCTTGAAGCCTTGCAGGGCGAAGAGAGAATTTCAGCAATTTCTGTCGACACTGACGGTATTGATGGCACAGAGGACAACGCTGGTGCTTGGATAGATCAGAACAGCTTTCTAAAAGCAAAACAGTTGAACCTCAAACCAAATGATTTCCTCGCTAATAATGATACCTACAGTTTCTTTCAGCAATTGGAGCAACTTGTATTGACTGGTCCAACCATGACAAATGTGAATGACTTTCGGGCTATCTTCGTTAGTCAGCCGTAA